Proteins from a single region of Streptomyces glaucescens:
- a CDS encoding succinate dehydrogenase hydrophobic membrane anchor subunit gives MSTTETTASGVGPVEGGHSVDNPAPYIEAPRKRTKKTPRSTRGNFEMAAWLFMRLSGVVLVVLVLGHLLIQLVLDGGVSKIGFAFVAGRWASPFWQVWDLLMLWLAMLHGANGLRTVINDYAERANTRLWLKGLLYTATVFTILLGTLVIFTFDPNIR, from the coding sequence ATGTCCACCACTGAGACCACCGCTTCCGGCGTCGGCCCCGTCGAGGGCGGCCACAGCGTCGACAACCCCGCGCCCTACATCGAGGCGCCGCGCAAGCGCACCAAGAAGACCCCGAGGTCGACCCGGGGCAACTTCGAGATGGCGGCCTGGCTCTTCATGCGCCTGTCCGGCGTGGTGCTGGTCGTCCTGGTCCTCGGCCACCTGCTGATCCAGCTCGTGCTCGACGGCGGCGTCTCCAAGATCGGTTTCGCCTTCGTGGCCGGCCGCTGGGCCTCCCCGTTCTGGCAGGTCTGGGACCTGCTGATGCTGTGGCTGGCGATGCTGCACGGCGCCAACGGCCTGCGCACGGTCATCAACGACTACGCGGAACGCGCGAACACCCGGCTGTGGCTCAAGGGCCTGCTCTACACCGCCACGGTGTTCACCATCCTGCTGGGCACGCTGGTGATCTTCACCTTCGACCCGAACATCCGCTAG
- the sdhC gene encoding succinate dehydrogenase, cytochrome b556 subunit, whose translation MPAGTLYRGREGMWSWVAHRVTGVLIFFFLFVHVLDTALVRVSPEAYDKVVATYKTPIVAVLEYGLVAAILFHALNGLRVIAVDFWSKGTRYQKQMLWAVVGIWVVLMLGAIYPVLGHAARELFGS comes from the coding sequence GTGCCGGCTGGAACGCTGTACCGCGGACGGGAAGGAATGTGGTCCTGGGTGGCTCACCGAGTCACCGGCGTCCTCATCTTCTTCTTCCTGTTCGTGCACGTGCTGGACACCGCACTCGTCCGTGTCTCCCCCGAGGCGTACGACAAGGTCGTAGCCACCTACAAGACGCCGATCGTCGCCGTGCTGGAGTACGGCCTCGTCGCCGCCATCCTCTTCCACGCGCTCAACGGCCTCCGCGTCATCGCCGTCGACTTCTGGTCGAAGGGAACGCGCTACCAGAAGCAGATGCTCTGGGCCGTCGTCGGCATCTGGGTCGTGCTGATGCTCGGGGCGATCTACCCCGTCCTCGGCCACGCCGCTCGTGAACTGTTCGGGAGCTGA
- a CDS encoding 2-oxo-4-hydroxy-4-carboxy-5-ureidoimidazoline decarboxylase: MPAHRLPDRLAIPGQSRGTCAPLDAFNTAPAESARRALLTCLHSPRWADRVTAHRPYPDLPSLLAAADEAAYDLTPREVAQALARESLPHLPPGTYEAAHTALNAACAAYEAKFGHVFVISVKGVSPGEALDHVLTAIRSRLANDPEDERQVTAEELRRLAKGRLVELVAHAGP; this comes from the coding sequence CTGCCCGCGCACCGTCTCCCCGACCGGCTCGCCATACCCGGACAGTCCCGCGGCACCTGTGCCCCGCTGGACGCCTTCAACACCGCCCCCGCCGAATCCGCCCGGCGCGCGCTCCTCACCTGCCTGCACAGCCCCCGCTGGGCCGACCGCGTCACCGCCCACCGCCCCTACCCGGACCTGCCCTCCCTCCTGGCCGCCGCCGACGAGGCGGCCTACGACCTGACACCGCGGGAGGTGGCGCAGGCGCTGGCGAGGGAGTCCCTGCCGCACCTCCCGCCCGGAACGTACGAGGCCGCCCACACCGCGCTGAACGCGGCCTGCGCCGCCTACGAGGCGAAGTTCGGGCATGTCTTCGTCATCTCCGTGAAGGGCGTGTCGCCCGGCGAGGCCCTCGACCACGTCCTGACGGCGATCCGGTCACGATTGGCCAACGATCCGGAGGACGAGCGCCAGGTGACGGCGGAGGAACTCCGGCGCCTGGCGAAGGGGCGCCTGGTGGAGCTGGTCGCGCACGCGGGGCCGTGA
- a CDS encoding beta-N-acetylhexosaminidase, translating into MATGAAAVVVAAGAGLGLWAGGGDGGGGEPAGSARRTSAGEPARRAPGTPEPSPTHPLSSAPRTIPAVGAHTPARGPGWRPERGHRVVVGDPDLADEGRLIAGELGMTYGGQNGEVRAGDVRLALGDDEGADPEAYTMTVRGGRVTITAADDAGVFYGTRTLKQAVRAGGSAPEGVVRDDPAKPQRGFMLDIARKHFDAGWIEDRVRELGDLKFNQLGLHFSDDQGFRIESGTHPEVVSKDHLTKAQVRRIVELAESRHITVVPEIDSPGHLGAVIAAHPDLQLRDAQGVAASGAVDISDPDAAGIVDDLLNEYADLFPGAPWHLGGDEYRALTASDPEASYPQLAAAAREAYGADGTVADLATDWLNDRAETVRAQRKTPRAWNDGFYRDASVAADERIQVAYWTGKEIGARQPAEYLSAGRQVINYNDEFLYYVLGEPQTFVYPTGQRIYEQWNPRVLRGTEAVPARYDGQILGGTFAVWCDLAGAQTQQQVAEGIRMPLRATVQKLWDPGEPPLDWPEFKALADRLG; encoded by the coding sequence ATGGCCACCGGGGCCGCCGCCGTGGTGGTCGCGGCCGGAGCGGGCCTCGGACTGTGGGCCGGCGGGGGCGACGGGGGCGGCGGCGAGCCGGCGGGCTCCGCGCGGCGGACCTCGGCCGGGGAACCGGCGCGCCGGGCCCCCGGCACCCCGGAACCGAGCCCGACCCACCCCCTCTCCTCCGCGCCGCGCACCATCCCGGCCGTGGGGGCGCACACCCCCGCGCGCGGACCCGGGTGGCGGCCCGAGCGCGGGCACCGGGTGGTGGTCGGCGATCCGGACCTCGCCGACGAGGGCCGGCTGATCGCCGGTGAGCTGGGGATGACGTACGGCGGGCAGAACGGGGAGGTGCGGGCCGGGGACGTCCGGCTGGCGCTGGGTGACGACGAGGGCGCGGACCCGGAGGCGTACACCATGACCGTGCGCGGCGGCCGGGTCACCATCACCGCCGCCGACGACGCGGGCGTCTTCTACGGCACCCGCACCCTGAAGCAGGCCGTGCGCGCCGGGGGCAGCGCCCCGGAGGGCGTGGTCCGCGACGACCCGGCCAAGCCCCAGCGCGGCTTCATGCTGGACATCGCGCGCAAGCACTTCGACGCGGGCTGGATCGAGGACCGGGTGCGGGAGCTGGGGGACCTGAAGTTCAACCAGCTCGGCCTGCACTTCTCCGACGACCAGGGGTTCCGGATCGAGTCCGGCACGCATCCGGAGGTCGTGTCGAAGGACCACCTGACCAAGGCGCAGGTGCGGCGGATCGTCGAGCTGGCCGAGAGCCGGCACATCACCGTCGTACCGGAGATCGACTCGCCCGGGCACCTCGGGGCCGTCATCGCCGCCCACCCCGACCTCCAGCTCCGGGACGCGCAGGGCGTCGCGGCGAGCGGCGCGGTCGACATCTCCGACCCGGACGCCGCCGGGATCGTCGACGACCTGCTGAACGAGTACGCCGACCTCTTCCCCGGCGCGCCCTGGCACCTGGGCGGCGACGAGTACCGGGCGCTCACCGCCTCCGACCCCGAGGCGTCCTACCCGCAGCTCGCCGCCGCCGCGCGGGAGGCGTACGGCGCGGACGGGACCGTCGCCGACCTCGCCACCGACTGGCTCAACGACCGGGCGGAGACCGTCCGTGCGCAGCGCAAGACGCCGCGCGCCTGGAACGACGGGTTCTACCGGGACGCCTCGGTCGCCGCCGACGAGCGGATCCAGGTCGCCTACTGGACCGGCAAGGAGATCGGGGCCCGGCAGCCGGCGGAGTACCTGAGCGCCGGCCGCCAGGTGATCAACTACAACGACGAGTTCCTCTACTACGTGCTCGGCGAGCCGCAGACCTTCGTCTACCCGACCGGGCAGCGGATCTACGAGCAGTGGAACCCGCGGGTGCTGCGCGGGACCGAGGCCGTGCCCGCCCGGTACGACGGGCAGATACTCGGCGGAACGTTCGCCGTCTGGTGCGACCTGGCCGGCGCGCAGACCCAGCAGCAGGTCGCGGAGGGCATCCGCATGCCCCTGCGTGCCACCGTCCAGAAACTCTGGGACCCGGGCGAACCCCCGCTCGACTGGCCCGAGTTCAAGGCACTGGCGGACAGGCTGGGCTGA
- a CDS encoding RNA polymerase sigma factor: MGQGGEPRRAQAYDGELGAAVARAQEGDEAAFAVAYRLVQPGLLGYVRGLVGDDAEDVTSDAWLEIARDLGRFKGDGAGFRGWTATIARHRALDHLRRQRVRPRSSALEQDVLDLPGRHTTHDQALESISTEQALELVRALPRDQAEAVLLRVVVGLDGPAAARVLGKRPGAVRTAAYRGLRRLARQLGDRGVTDGGPRTLGESK, translated from the coding sequence TTGGGCCAGGGAGGGGAACCCCGCCGCGCGCAGGCGTACGACGGGGAACTGGGCGCGGCCGTCGCGCGGGCCCAGGAAGGTGACGAGGCCGCCTTCGCGGTCGCCTACCGGCTCGTGCAGCCCGGGCTGCTCGGCTATGTGCGCGGACTCGTCGGCGACGACGCCGAGGACGTGACCTCCGACGCCTGGCTGGAGATCGCCCGCGACCTCGGGCGGTTCAAGGGGGACGGGGCGGGCTTCCGGGGCTGGACCGCCACCATCGCCCGCCACCGGGCGCTGGACCACCTGCGCCGGCAGCGGGTACGGCCCCGCTCGTCGGCGCTGGAGCAGGACGTGCTCGACCTGCCGGGCCGGCACACCACACACGACCAGGCCCTGGAGTCCATCTCCACCGAGCAGGCCCTGGAACTCGTGCGGGCACTGCCCCGGGACCAGGCCGAGGCGGTGCTGCTGAGGGTCGTCGTCGGTCTCGACGGCCCGGCCGCCGCCCGGGTGCTCGGCAAGCGGCCCGGTGCGGTGCGCACCGCCGCCTACCGGGGGCTGAGACGGCTGGCCCGGCAGCTCGGCGACCGGGGTGTGACGGATGGCGGGCCCAGGACGCTGGGGGAGTCGAAATGA
- a CDS encoding RNA polymerase sigma factor → MLGDDAELTAAVLAAQDGDETAFRTVYRAVHPRLLGYVRTLVGEPDAEDVASEAWLQIARDLERFSGDADRFRGWAARIARNRALDHIRMRGRRPAIGGDETELSGKPAESDTAGEAIEALATDRTLSLIAGLPQDQAEAVVLRVVVGLDAKTAAETLGKRAGAVRTAAHRGLKRLAELLGEPGGDPESTGVLDALPPQREPRGRAVTSASVTHMRARTQKDM, encoded by the coding sequence GTGCTGGGGGACGACGCCGAGCTGACGGCAGCGGTGCTTGCGGCACAGGACGGGGACGAGACCGCGTTCCGTACCGTGTACCGCGCCGTGCACCCGCGGCTGCTCGGGTACGTGCGGACACTGGTCGGGGAACCCGACGCCGAGGACGTGGCGTCCGAGGCCTGGCTCCAGATAGCCAGGGACCTCGAACGGTTCAGCGGCGACGCGGACCGCTTCCGCGGCTGGGCCGCCCGGATCGCCCGCAACCGCGCCCTCGACCACATACGCATGCGCGGCCGCCGCCCCGCCATCGGCGGCGACGAGACCGAACTGAGCGGCAAGCCCGCCGAGTCCGACACCGCCGGCGAGGCCATCGAGGCGCTGGCCACCGACCGCACCCTCTCCCTGATCGCCGGGCTGCCGCAGGACCAGGCCGAGGCCGTCGTACTGCGCGTGGTCGTCGGCCTCGACGCCAAGACCGCCGCCGAGACGCTGGGCAAGCGGGCCGGCGCGGTCCGCACGGCGGCGCACCGCGGGCTGAAGCGGCTGGCCGAGCTGCTGGGCGAGCCCGGCGGCGATCCGGAATCGACCGGGGTGCTCGACGCCCTGCCCCCACAGCGAGAACCGCGCGGGCGCGCGGTGACGTCCGCGAGTGTGACGCATATGCGCGCGCGGACGCAGAAGGACATGTGA